In the Astatotilapia calliptera chromosome 5, fAstCal1.2, whole genome shotgun sequence genome, one interval contains:
- the LOC113022859 gene encoding dysbindin has protein sequence MSSSSANLHNKRLPSESERSQRLPDVDAAQQLKLRERQRFFEEVFQHDVDVYLSSAHLCIKDYRRPPIGSISSMEVNVDLLDQMELIDISDQEGLDVFFSSVGEEGMLTSPLPGNNNHNEEAISNGLFRHVLESLDAKSRMSSTSSNSSSDSQTMNVNGEDTPVVGSDSEETHTNTVKRRAMSAKTEEGKSPNSASSS, from the exons CGGAGAGCGAGCGCAGTCAGCGGCTCCCAGATGTGGACGCAGCACAGCAGCTCaagctgagagagagacagcgtTTCTTTGAGGAGGTCTTCCAGCACGATGTGGACGTCTACCTTTCCTCGGCACACCTTTGTATCAAAGATTACAGAAGAC CTCCTATTGGCAGCATCTCTTCTATGGAGGTGAATGTGGACTTGTTGGATCAAATGGAGCTGATTGACATCTCTGACCAGGAGGGTTTGGATGTCTTTTTCAGTTCCGTAGGAGAAGAAGGAATGCTGACTTCCCCGCTGCCAG GAAATAACAACCACAATGAGGAAGCAATCAGTAATGGACTGTTTCGACATGTCCTTGAAAGTCTTGACGCCAAGTCCCGCATGTCCTCCACATCTTCAAATTCTTCCTCTGACAGCCAGACCATGAATGTCAACGGGGAAGACACTCCTGTTGTTGGGTCAGACAGCGAGGAAACGCACACCAATACAGTCAAGCGCAGAGCCATGTCCGCAAAGACAGAGGAGGGGAAAAGTCCGAATTCAGCTTCGTCTTCATAG